The Opitutus sp. ER46 genome contains the following window.
TCTACCGATTCATCGGCGAACACGGCTACCGGCTCATGTGCTCCTGGGCCACGCGCGACGACGAGCTCGCGGCGTTCCTGCGCGACGCGCGCGCCGCGTTCAGCGCCTGAGGCTGCGGCGCGGGTGCCGCGTCACCAAGATCAGGCCTTGATTCCCGGGGTGAGCCGGAAGTCGGTCGCGATGGCGTCAAACGCCGCCCCCGGGACGAAGCTTTGGTCCCACGTGAACCGCTGCCCGTCGTGCACCACGCGGAGGAGGTCCGGCGTACGAACGGCCCCTGCCGCCTCGATGCCGTATCCGGGAGTGATGCTGCTCAGGAAGAGCGCGATCGCATTGCCGTGCGACCCCAGCACGAGGGTCTCTCCCGGATGCCGGCGCACCAGCTCCGCTGCCGCCGCGGCGACGCGGTCGCGACACACCAGCGAGTTCTCCCCTCCCGGCACCGCGTAGCTGAAGTCCGCCCAGGATTGCCGCCAGATGTCGCGGAAATCGTCGATCCACGCCGTGCCGAAGCAGCGCTCGCGCAGCCCCGCGTGCTCGAGCAGGGGCAAGCGGGCCGCGGCGGCGAAAGGCTGCAACGTCTCCCGGCAGCGCCGAAACGGGCTCGTGTAGATCCGGTCCGCGCCGAGCGCCTGCAGCACCGGCACCATTTCCTTTGCCTGCTCGTAGCCGCGGGGCGACAGCGTGCGCTCCTCGTCGGTCACAGTCGGCAACGGCAGGCTCTGCGCGTGGCGAACCCAGTAAAGAATGGTCTGCATGGTTGCCCGATTAACGAACGCTCCCGGGCGACTGACAAGCCGCCGTCGGTCGTCCGGGACGCTGCGCCCCGGGGCTTCGATCTACGCTTCCTGGAGTTCTTTGCGCGAACGCACGGCCGCCGTCCGGCGTGTTGCGGTCCCGGCCGGGGTGGCGGTCGCCGCCTCCGTCTTCGCCGGTGCGCCGGCCGCGTCTCGTCCCTTGAGCAACGCCGTAAGCTCCTGCTGAAGCTGGGTGGCCTCCTCGTCGAGCGCGTGCGCCGCGGCCGCGGTTTCTTCCGCCGTGCTCGCGTTGGACTGCGTCAGCCGGTCGATCTGCTCGATCGACGCGACCACCTCCTCCAGTCCGCTCGCCTGCTGGGCCGAGGCCTCGGCGATCTCGCCGATGAGGCCATCAACCTTCTGGGTGTTCTCCAGCACGTGCTTGAGCGAAGCGCCCACGCGGTTGGCGAGTTCCGCCCCACGGGTGCTCTTCTCCGACGCATCCTCGATCTTCCCCGCGGTTTCCTTCGCCGCCTGGGCCGAACGTTGGGCGAGATTGCGCACCTCCTCCGCGACCACCGCGAAGCCCGCACCCGCCTCGCCCGCGCGGGCGGCTTCGACCGCCGCATTCAGCGCCAGGAGGTTCGTCTGGAATGCGATCTCGTCGATCGACTTGATGATTTTCGTGATGTTGCCGGCGGCCTCGACGCTCGCATGCATCGCCGTCTGCAGCTCCGCAATCTCCCCCGCGCTCGCCTCCGCCGCCTTGCGACTCGTCAGCGAGACGTCCCGCGCTTCCCGCGCCCGCTCGGCATTCTCCTTCACCCGGACGCTCACCTGGTTGATGACCCCGCTGCTCGACTCGACGGTGCGCGCCTGTTCCGCCGACGTTGCGGCGACCCGCGTGCTCGAGCCGGAAACCTGGTTGGCTGCGGAGGCCACACCCAGCGTGCGATGCTGCATGCGCCCCGTGACCTCCCGCAGGTGCCGCACGACGGCATTGCTGGTCAGCCAGCCGAAATACACGCCGATGACGACGCCCAGCAGCGTGCCCACGAGCATGATACGCTCGAGCAGCGTGTGCGTGCGCTCGAGCGCCGCCAGTCCCGCCGCCTGGTGCTTCAACGTACGTTCGGCCAGCTCCGTCTGCAGCGCGTCAAGCTGCCGTGCGAGTTCGCGATCCGCTCCCGCCACCGCCCGGTCAACCACGAGAGAGGTGGTCGGATCCCCCATCCGAAACTGCGCCAGCGCCTCTTCATAGCGGCGGTCCAGCGCCGTCACACCCGCGTGCAGGGCCTCAATCCGTGAGGCCTCGATGCCCAATGGGGCCAGGCGATCGGGTAGTTCCCGCAACGCTCCGGCCACGAGCTTTTGCTGCTCCCGAAACGCCGCGAAATGCCGCTCGTAGGCCGCGCGCTCGTGGCCCCGGATCAGCACATTCTTCCATTCCTGCACCTCGGTCTTGAACTGCAGCTGCATGTCAGCCATCCGCGCCGCCGCCTCCTGGCTTCTCTCGCCGGCGGCGACAAGCTCTGCCGCCCGATGCGTCGCGACGCTCTGCGCAAAAATGCCTATCGCGCCGCCCACGAGCGGAATGGCGGCGACGATGCCGAAAGCGACGAGAAGTTGGGTTCGGAGGGTCATGGTGCATGGCCCCGGACGGACTCCAGGGGTAAGTCTAGGGAAAG
Protein-coding sequences here:
- a CDS encoding histidine phosphatase family protein, which translates into the protein MQTILYWVRHAQSLPLPTVTDEERTLSPRGYEQAKEMVPVLQALGADRIYTSPFRRCRETLQPFAAAARLPLLEHAGLRERCFGTAWIDDFRDIWRQSWADFSYAVPGGENSLVCRDRVAAAAAELVRRHPGETLVLGSHGNAIALFLSSITPGYGIEAAGAVRTPDLLRVVHDGQRFTWDQSFVPGAAFDAIATDFRLTPGIKA
- a CDS encoding methyl-accepting chemotaxis protein is translated as MTLRTQLLVAFGIVAAIPLVGGAIGIFAQSVATHRAAELVAAGERSQEAAARMADMQLQFKTEVQEWKNVLIRGHERAAYERHFAAFREQQKLVAGALRELPDRLAPLGIEASRIEALHAGVTALDRRYEEALAQFRMGDPTTSLVVDRAVAGADRELARQLDALQTELAERTLKHQAAGLAALERTHTLLERIMLVGTLLGVVIGVYFGWLTSNAVVRHLREVTGRMQHRTLGVASAANQVSGSSTRVAATSAEQARTVESSSGVINQVSVRVKENAERAREARDVSLTSRKAAEASAGEIAELQTAMHASVEAAGNITKIIKSIDEIAFQTNLLALNAAVEAARAGEAGAGFAVVAEEVRNLAQRSAQAAKETAGKIEDASEKSTRGAELANRVGASLKHVLENTQKVDGLIGEIAEASAQQASGLEEVVASIEQIDRLTQSNASTAEETAAAAHALDEEATQLQQELTALLKGRDAAGAPAKTEAATATPAGTATRRTAAVRSRKELQEA